A stretch of Cucurbita pepo subsp. pepo cultivar mu-cu-16 unplaced genomic scaffold, ASM280686v2 Cp4.1_scaffold000450, whole genome shotgun sequence DNA encodes these proteins:
- the LOC111785322 gene encoding putative leucine-rich repeat receptor-like serine/threonine-protein kinase At2g19230, with product MATLFQISAFLALLVLIQADDPSGFMSIDCGLPANSSYIDAKTGLKYVSDAEFIDTGEIKNISAEFKNKTSENQFRNLRSFPVGIRNCYTIRTPKGGRNRYLIRVSFMHGNYDGEARPTFDLSLGVDYWDSVVIKNGDTRVTKELIHVPLLDYVQICLIDVGIGVPFISAIEIRTLDNSTYVAESGSLMLHERLDYGLAPNRAIRYPNDSYDRIWSHSAAPHLRIITSSNDSITSNVFAVPSTVMATAVTPTNPNQSL from the exons ATGGCTACACTTTTCCAAATTTCTGCATTTTTGGCTCTCCTTGTTCTTATCCAAGCCGATGATCCATCAG GTTTCATGAGTATTGATTGTGGGTTACCAGCAAATTCAAGCTATATTGATGCTAAAACAGGGCTCAAATATGTCTCTGATGCTGAGTTCATCGATACCGGTGAAATCAAGAACATATCAGCtgaattcaagaacaaaacatcagAGAATCAATTCAGGAATCTAAGAAGCTTTCCTGTCGGAATCAGAAACTGTTACACCATAAGAACACCAAAGGGTGGGAGGAATAGGTACTTGATCCGAGTGAGTTTCATGCATGGAAACTATGATGGTGAAGCACGGCCAACATTTGATCTATCTCTTGGAGTTGATTATTGGGATTCAGTTGTTATAAAGAATGGTGATACAAGAGTAACAAAAGAACTGATACATGTCCCTCTGTTGGATTATGTGCAAATATGTCTGATAGATGTTGGAATAGGAGTGCCTTTTATATCAGCAATAGAGATTAGGACTCTGGATAATAGCACTTATGTAGCGGAATCTGGATCCTTGATGCTTCACGAGCGGCTAGACTATGGTCTAGCTCCCAACCGAGCCATAAG GTATCCTAACGATAGTTACGATCGGATATGGTCGCACTCGGCCGCACCTCACTTGCGAATCATAACATCTTCTAACGATTCGATTACATCAAATGTATTTGCAGTTCCATCTACCGTCATGGCAACTGCAGTTACACCAACAAATCCCAATCAGTCCCTG